Below is a genomic region from Capricornis sumatraensis isolate serow.1 chromosome 17, serow.2, whole genome shotgun sequence.
CAAAGGGGGTGAAGAAAAGAAgggtccctgatagctcagttgataaagaatccgcctgcaatgcaggagaccccggtttgatccctgggttgggaagatccctggagaagggaaaggctacccactccagtattctggcctggagaattccatggagggtatagtctatggggttgcagcgtcggacacgactgagcgactttcactttcaccacccaAAGGAGGGTGTCGGGAAGCTGGTGCTGGCGGGGGGCTGGTTGCTGGGAGGGGCAAGCGTGACGCTCCCACCCCGTGGTTTTCTCGCTCCCAGGGCACAACCACCAGGGCCACCCCCGCACCAGCTACTACCAGTACGGCCTGGGCATCCTGGCCCTGTGTGTCCACCAGAAGCGAGTCCACGACAGTGTGGTGGGCAAGCTCCTGTACGCCGTGGAACACgagccacatctcctgcaggaCCACGTCTCTGTGGGTGAGTGGGCCGCACCCTGAAGGCCAGGCTGGCGCCCCTGCAGCCGCTGGCCCCAGGCTCACCTTTCCTTGGGACGCCTCCTCTCGGGTCCATTAGGAGGCGGAACGGTGAGGGCtcattgtggtgcaggggctgTGAGTCAACGCTCCTGCCCCCATCCTCCACCACACTCTTACTGCAGGTCACCCCGGACAGCTCGGCTGGCCTTTCTAGCTCAGCTTCTCTGGTAAAATAACCCCCTCCGCGGCATCTCAGTAAGAGATgtctggttttttaaaattaattaattttaattggagactaattgctttacaatattgtagtggttttgccatacattgacatgaatcagccacgggtgtacgtgtgtcccccatcctgaaccccgctcccacctccctccccaacccttccctcagggttgtcccagtgcaccggccctgagcgccctgtctcatgcaagGAGATGTCTAATAAGTAAATGACATAGCATGGCGCCCGGCATGGAGAAAGTGCTGGACACACAGCTATGATGTTCTCATCGAGTAAGctgggaagggacttccctggtagtccagtggttaagactctgtgcttccaatgcagaggtttGATCCCCCGCCAGGcaactaagctcccacatgccctGAAGTGGGGCCAACATAAACCCAAAAATGAAGCAGGAGGCCTGAGACCTGGATTCCGGATCTGCTTCCTTCCTGTGTGACGTGGGTCTCCAGGGCCCTCTCTTGTCCTGGTGCATCTCCCACTAACGGGATAGAGCTAAGCAGCGTCAGCCCGGGGAAGGACCTCGGGGTAATGGGCAGCCGCGGGAGggctggaggaaggggagaaaTAGGGTCAGAGCAGCATTTTAGAAAGTTTCCAGCCGCTGAGCGGAACAACTCAGCCCAGTCTGCCCAGTTTCCAGGATGGCAAACTGGGATGGGTGGTCACCGGATAGAGGTTAGTGAGAgagactggaggagggagggtcaagaggaCCTTATCCTACACCACTCGCTTGCAAACCTGCCTGCACTTTAGAATCACCAGGGGAGTTGTTTCGTTTGTTCatttgtggttttttgttttttgggggtgcGGGGGCCATACTGCACAGCTTTTGGACTCTTAGTTTCCCCAACcacgaaattagaagatgctcgctccttggaagaaaacctatggcaaacctaggcagtctgtgaaaaagcaaagacatcacttcgTCCCCTGCAGACACCATGGCCATGGCAGGCTTGGCCTTCTCCTGTCTGGAGCTGTCCAACCTCAACCCCAACCAGAGAGACCGGATCAGCCTGGCCCTCAGGAGAGTGCAGGAGAAGATCCTGAAGGCCCAGACCCCAGAGGGCTACTTCGGGAATGTCTACAGCACCCCTCTGGCTCTGCAGGTGGGGAAGAGACTCCGGGGCCACGCTCTACCCTAGTGGCTGGAGGGAAATGGACCAGCCAGGGGCTGGAAGACCCGGCCCCTCTGACccgcctcctccttctcttccccatTCCATCCCCAGTTGCTGACGGGCTCCCTCAGCCCCACTGTGGAGCTGGGCATGGCCTGCCTCAAGGCCAAGGCTGCTCTGCAGGCCAGTCTACAgcacaagaccttccagaacccTCTCATGATCTCTCAGCTGCTGCCCGTCCTGAACCGGAAGAGCTATGTGGATCTCATCTCCCCAGATTGCCAGGCTCCAAGAGGTAGCTTTTCACAGAAGCCCCGCTCTTTTCAATCTGCACTGAAGTCTCCTTGTCccaatgggggtgggggggatctTGCTCCATCTTGATTTGCTGAATCAGCGGGGGTCTGCAGGTGTGCGTGGGATACACCTGCAGCTAAGATGCCTTCACAGGTTCTGGATGCTCAGTATGGGGAGGGACCCCAAACGGTGAGCTACAGGCTTGCTGTGACTCTTCAGCCCCTTGTGTGATGCCCAGTACAGAAAtgtttgaatgaatggatggatggatggatggatgaatagatggatggatgaatgaatggatggatggatggatgggtggatggatgaatagatggatggatggatggatgggtagatggatgaatagatggatggatggatggatgaacagatggatggatggatgaacagatggatggatggatgaatagatggatggatggatgaatagatggatggatggatggatgaacagatggatggatggatgaatagatggatggatggatgaatagatggatggatggatggatggatgaacagatggatggatggatgaatagatggatggatggatgaatagatggatggatggatggatgaatagatggatggatggatgaatagatggatggatggatgaatagatggatggatggatgaatagatggatggatggatgaatagatggatggatggatggatgaacagatggatggatggatgaacagatggatggatggatgaatagatggatggatggatgaatagatggatggatggatggatgaacagatggatggatggatgaatagatggatggatggatgaatagatggatggatggatgaacagatggatggatggatgaacagatggatggatggatgaatagatggatggatggatgaatagatggatggatgggaagaGACATTAGCTCCCCAGCTAATAATTTGATTAGCTCGCATACCTCATAATGACTCCCTGAATTATGAAGTTAGCTGCCTGAATCAGGGCTTCATCTGAGGGAGGGACTAGGGTCGGTGGGTGGGATTTTCCAGTGGAGAAGAGAGGGGGGAAggcagagtggggagggggtgtcaAGGGCAAAGGCTCAGAGGCGTACAGTCTGGAATTGCAGGGAGGGTCTCACTGCAGTATGGGATCTGGGAGGATGAGCTGGAGTGGCAGGAAGGCAGGAGGATGAAAAGGAGGGGATCCCGCAGAGGTAACGGAGGATGACGTGAACAGATGTATGTTCTAGTTAAGGACCCCCTGGGCTGCTGGGGAGGCAGGTAGGTGGGAGGGGGCACTAGAGCAGAGAAACCAGTGGGGGGCCTGAGCTTgggtggtggggggtgtgggAGCTGAGGGACTGGGGAGGCTGGGAAAGCAGCTGGGTGGTATTGGCGGCGGTATTGATGGGGAGGGGAcccaggggaaggaggaggtCCCAATGGGCCGCAGTGTCTTCCTGGGGAGAAAGGAGGACTAAGGCCTGGCCCCCTACCCTCAGAGCGgctgccccttcccctctccccggCGCAGCCCTGTTGGAACCGGCTCCGGAGACCCCGCCACAGGCCCAAGTCCCGGAGTTCATTGACGTTGTGCTGAAGGTCTCCGGCATCTCCCCTTCATACACACACTCTGTCTCTGTCCCTGCCGGCTCCTCCCTGGAGGACGTCCTGAAGAACGCCCAGGAGCACGGAAGATTCAGGTGAGACCTCCCCGCCTCCCGGCCCTCACCTGACCCGACCCGGCATCCCCCGAAACAGGACGCGGTGAGGCAGGGGCTGGAGAGCGGGCTCCCTCGGGAGCGGCCCAGCCTTTCTCCCACCTGCTCTGCCCCCGAAGCCCCCATGCTGTGGTGGAAACAGGCATCAGGGTTGGGAGAGCAGGCTCCCAAGGCAGACCCTGGAATTCCAGCTCCGTGCTCTCCAGCTGGGGGCCAGGCCAGATGCCTTCCCTGGAACTCATGAGGACGGCGCGGTGCCCCTCACCTCCCACCCGCCAGGGCCCCTTCGGGAGCTAGGGCATGAGGGCAGACAGGACGTGGTATTAACACGTGCTTTTTGTGCGCAGGGTCACGCACTTAGTAAGCACTCAACACAGGCTAGCTTTCAGAAGGATGAGACTGTTTAGTATCAAACGATCCTGGTCCGATCCCTGTGATGAAGGAGTCACCTGGCCAACCCTTCTGCAGAGTGCGGTGGGACAGTGGCCTGCTTGCTTCTCACCCTGACATGGGATGGATCAGAGATGAGCGTTTCCAGAGCACTGCTCTGGGCCCCGCCATGTCACCTGAATAAGATGGCAGGGGTCCCCGGCGGGGGTCCAGCCCAGAGGTCGAGTGCCTCCCAGCGGACCCCAGAACCTGCAGTGCGCTGATGGCCGCACCGCTGGGCCCCCACACGCCGGGTGCCCTTGGCAGGCACTGGGGGCACCTAGCTGAcgtgcatactcagttgctcaggcgtgtccgactctttggcgaccccatggacggtagcctgccagtctctttccatgggatttctcaggcaagaatactggagtgggttgccatttccttctcctggggatcttcctaacgcagggatcgaacccgggtctcttacatctcctgcaattggcaggcagattccttatcactgagccacctgggattaCCAAGGTCATGTTTGGACATT
It encodes:
- the TCN2 gene encoding transcobalamin-2 isoform X2; protein product: MGHLGALLFLLGGLGALAQICEITEVDSTLVERLGQRLLPWMDRLSPEQLNPSIYVGLRLSRLQAGSKEAHYLHSLKLSYQQSLLRPSSSKDGNDSEAKPSMGQLALYLLALRANWHNHQGHPRTSYYQYGLGILALCVHQKRVHDSVVGKLLYAVEHEPHLLQDHVSVDTMAMAGLAFSCLELSNLNPNQRDRISLALRRVQEKILKAQTPEGYFGNVYSTPLALQLLTGSLSPTVELGMACLKAKAALQASLQHKTFQNPLMISQLLPVLNRKSYVDLISPDCQAPRALLEPAPETPPQAQVPEFIDVVLKVSGISPSYTHSVSVPAGSSLEDVLKNAQEHGRFRFRTQASLSGPFLSSVLGKKAGEREFWQVLQAPDTPSQQGIADYRPKDGETIELRLVSW
- the TCN2 gene encoding transcobalamin-2 isoform X1, whose protein sequence is MGHLGALLFLLGGLGALAQICEITEVDSTLVERLGQRLLPWMDRLSPEQLNPSIYVGLRLSRLQAGSKEAHYLHSLKLSYQQSLLRPSSSKDGNDSEAKPSMGQLALYLLALRANCEFVGGRKGDRLVSQLKRFLEDEKAAIGHNHQGHPRTSYYQYGLGILALCVHQKRVHDSVVGKLLYAVEHEPHLLQDHVSVDTMAMAGLAFSCLELSNLNPNQRDRISLALRRVQEKILKAQTPEGYFGNVYSTPLALQLLTGSLSPTVELGMACLKAKAALQASLQHKTFQNPLMISQLLPVLNRKSYVDLISPDCQAPRALLEPAPETPPQAQVPEFIDVVLKVSGISPSYTHSVSVPAGSSLEDVLKNAQEHGRFRFRTQASLSGPFLSSVLGKKAGEREFWQVLQAPDTPSQQGIADYRPKDGETIELRLVSW